The proteins below are encoded in one region of Chaetodon trifascialis isolate fChaTrf1 chromosome 11, fChaTrf1.hap1, whole genome shotgun sequence:
- the sft2d3 gene encoding vesicle transport protein SFT2C, producing MAELNRQLQEYLAQSKGGGAKTISQSSSSTTVDLEDPEPVSGSWFGRWSSPWTGSRGGSPSDHSPSSFSWPWSAEPDPCLPGMSRRQRLVAFGVCVSFSALCFGLSALYAPLLLLYARKFALLWSLGSLFAIAAAAVLRGPSRLAAGLPTSPGAAVYLCALGGTLYAALSLHSTVLTALGAALQVTVIVGYVVSLLPGGSAGIRFMGGMAASAIKRTVTGKTMPI from the coding sequence ATGGCGGAACTGAACCGACAGCTTCAGGAGTATTTGGCCCAGTCCAAAGGTGGCGGCGCTAAGACCATCTCCCAGTCCAGCTCCAGCACCACGGTGGACCTGGAAGACCCGGAGCCCGTATCTGGTAGCTGGTTCGGGCGGTGGTCGAGCCCATGGACCGGGAGCCGCGGCGGTAGTCCGTCCGACCACAGTCCCAGCAGCTTTTCTTGGCCGTGGTCGGCCGAGCCGGACCCCTGCCTGCCGGGAATGAGCCGCCGGCAGCGGCTGGTGGCCTTCGGGGTGTGCGTGTCGTTTTCCGCGCTGTGCTTCGGACTGTCGGCGCTGTAcgcgccgctgctgctgctctacgCGCGCAAGTTCGCGCTGCTGTGGTCGCTCGGTTCGCTGTTCGCCATCGCTGCGGCGGCGGTGCTGCGCGGCCCCAGCAGACTGGCCGCCGGCCTGCCCACCTCTCCAGGTGCCGCGGTCTATTTGTGCGCCCTCGGAGGGACTTTGTACGCGGCGCTGAGCCTCCACAGTACCGTGTTGACCGCGCTGGGAGCCGCCCTACAGGTCACCGTCATCGTCGGATATGTGGTGTCGCTGCTGCCCGGGGGGAGCGCCGGGATCCGCTTCATGGGGGGGATGGCGGCGTCTGCCATCAAAAGAACCGTGACCGGGAAGACTATGCCGATCTGA
- the LOC139339293 gene encoding dual specificity protein phosphatase 18, producing the protein MSVSRITPTLFLSGADAPLNAALVSRMGITLIVNATLNHACPAYPGVECVRVPVSDLPSARLGDHFDRVADRIHGNRAGGTLVHCAAGMSHSPALVMAYLMRYREVTLSQAHRWVRESRPYVRLNAGFWDQLLEYERRLYGRNTVRVAAVQETPPPPLTPRVTRSVPPAPQHTNWLSQVPRSPVMMRTAVTSRLQVMTPANKRRRGPKSSSSKV; encoded by the coding sequence ATGTCGGTCTCTCGGATCACGCCGACCTTGTTCCTCAGTGGCGCCGACGCACCGCTCAACGCTGCGCTGGTGTCGCGGATGGGCATCACCCTGATTGTCAACGCCACGCTCAATCACGCCTGCCCCGCCTACCCGGGGGTGGAGTGTGTGCGGGTTCCGGTCTCCGACCTGCCCAGCGCCCGCCTCGGAGACCACTTTGACCGAGTGGCTGATCGCATCCATGGCAACCGTGCAGGAGGCACACTggtgcactgcgctgccggtATGAGCCACTCACCGGCGCTGGTGATGGCGTACCTGATGCGGTACAGAGAGGTGACGCTCAGCCAGGCGCACCGCTGGGTCCGGGAGAGCCGGCCCTACGTCAGGCTGAACGCTGGCTTCTGGGACCAGCTGCTGGAGTACGAGAGGAGGCTGTACGGGAGGAACACCGTCAGAGTGGCGGCGGTCCAAGAGACGCCGCCACCACCACTGACACCGAGGGTGACAAGGTCAGTGCCACCAGCGCCGCAGCACACAAACTGGTTATCACAGGTACCCAGGTCACCTGTGATGATGCGGACAGCAGTGACGTCACGGTTACAGGTGATGACGCCGGCAAACAAGCGAAGAAGAGGACCcaaatccagcagcagcaaagtctGA